In Desulfuromonas sp. KJ2020, a single window of DNA contains:
- a CDS encoding pitrilysin family protein has protein sequence MIRPSFKRLGLFLLLTGLLCLPSVATAETLEAKVKEHTLANGLKLLLVERHDSPTFAAYITLGVGATDETSENRGVAHLLEHMLFKGTKTLGTTDYQKEKPLLEAIERTAVQLDALKRAGDQADPDALARLQGELEALQERHREFVVKDEFSRIYAENGGVGYNAFTSKDLTTYLISLPANKLELWAAIESDRMKNAVLREFYTEREVVQEERRRSYETNPAGMLYENLLATAFTMHPYRYPIIGWHSDIANLTLAKTRAFHDAYYAPVNTVIALVGDIDAEEAIATVERYFGDIPPGIPVAGVEAVEPAQRGEKRIHLTFEAEPQLQVAFHKPTLPERDDYIFDLIDLILGQGRTSRLYRSLVVEKQLATSVSTYSAPGSRYPNLFVISAVPRYPHSLAEVEAAIYEELDRIAREPVSEQELERARNRLRADRLRYLKGNSGLARMLTFYQTVAGDWRYLVNYDRVMETITAEEIVEVARRYFRTENRTVASLSKEGI, from the coding sequence ATGATCCGTCCGTCCTTTAAACGTCTGGGCCTGTTTCTGCTTCTGACCGGCCTGCTCTGTCTGCCGTCCGTCGCCACGGCGGAAACCCTCGAAGCCAAAGTTAAAGAACATACTCTGGCCAACGGACTGAAGCTATTGCTGGTGGAACGCCATGACTCGCCTACCTTTGCCGCCTATATTACCCTTGGTGTGGGAGCCACCGACGAAACCAGCGAAAATCGCGGGGTGGCCCACCTGCTTGAGCACATGCTCTTTAAAGGGACCAAGACGCTGGGGACGACCGATTACCAGAAGGAAAAGCCGCTTTTGGAAGCCATCGAACGCACGGCTGTTCAACTGGATGCCTTAAAGAGAGCGGGGGACCAGGCTGACCCTGATGCCCTGGCCCGCCTGCAAGGGGAACTTGAAGCCTTGCAGGAGCGCCACCGGGAGTTTGTGGTCAAAGATGAGTTCAGCCGGATTTACGCCGAAAACGGCGGGGTAGGGTACAATGCCTTCACCAGCAAGGATCTGACGACCTACCTGATCTCGCTGCCGGCCAACAAGCTGGAGCTCTGGGCCGCCATCGAGTCCGATCGCATGAAAAACGCCGTCCTGCGTGAATTTTACACGGAGCGGGAGGTTGTGCAGGAGGAGCGCCGGCGGTCCTACGAGACGAATCCGGCCGGCATGCTCTACGAAAATCTGCTCGCCACGGCTTTCACCATGCACCCCTATCGCTATCCCATTATCGGCTGGCACTCGGATATTGCCAACCTGACCCTGGCCAAGACGCGGGCCTTTCATGACGCCTACTATGCCCCGGTCAATACTGTCATCGCCCTGGTTGGCGATATCGATGCCGAGGAGGCGATCGCTACGGTGGAAAGGTATTTCGGCGACATCCCGCCGGGGATCCCGGTGGCCGGAGTTGAGGCCGTCGAGCCGGCCCAGCGCGGCGAGAAGCGCATTCATCTCACGTTCGAAGCCGAGCCCCAGCTGCAGGTGGCTTTCCACAAGCCGACCCTGCCAGAGCGCGACGATTATATCTTCGATCTGATTGATCTTATCCTCGGCCAGGGCCGTACCTCCCGGCTCTATCGATCGCTGGTGGTGGAAAAACAACTGGCTACGTCCGTCTCGACCTATTCGGCTCCCGGCTCGCGGTATCCCAATCTCTTTGTTATTTCGGCCGTTCCGCGCTATCCCCATTCCCTGGCCGAAGTGGAGGCCGCCATCTATGAGGAGCTCGACCGTATTGCCCGCGAGCCCGTATCCGAGCAAGAGCTGGAGCGGGCTCGCAATCGCCTCCGAGCCGACCGTCTGCGCTATCTCAAAGGCAACAGCGGCCTCGCCCGCATGCTGACCTTTTACCAGACCGTCGCGGGAGACTGGCGCTATCTGGTGAACTATGACCGGGTGATGGAAACCATCACCGCCGAGGAGATTGTCGAGGTCGCCCGCCGCTATTTTCGGACGGAAAACCGCACGGTGGCCAGCCTGAGCAAGGAAGGGATTTGA
- a CDS encoding pitrilysin family protein: MTRIKVCFLALLAFGVTACLPAEKVVNPRQLSFAPLTFQVPDVERLTLPNGIRLYLKEDSELPLVDVTAMVGAGSIGDPRDKVGLGNLFAAALRTGGAGDFPPDLFEESLEFLAADLSVATSTYDTTLHLSVPAKDFEKGLELFAQLLLVPRFEPERLEVSRKQALEGLRRQDDMPGSLAQRALMAALYPGHPLGTHPEEKSLQAIERQDLLDFHHRYFKPGNLWLAISGDFDRAQLLSRLQALFGHWAADDFVPQTVPAVPKSAAPALWVADKDIPQTTILLGEVGLEKSAPDLQAARVMNYILGGGGFNARLMREIRSNRGLAYSVYSYYQIGRRLPGPFVAGSETKSSSTLEVVQLMLANMERMRQEPVSEEELRLAKESLINSFVFAFTDTHEVVTQTMRLDFYDYPADYLETYRDKVAEVTVADVQAAANRYLHPDSQAIVLVGEGEGFAELGAALDRPVQYIPPSVGP; this comes from the coding sequence ATGACGAGGATCAAGGTTTGTTTTCTGGCTCTGCTGGCGTTCGGGGTTACTGCCTGTCTGCCGGCAGAAAAAGTGGTCAATCCCCGGCAGCTTTCCTTTGCGCCCCTGACGTTTCAGGTCCCGGATGTGGAGCGGCTTACTCTGCCCAACGGCATCCGCCTTTATTTGAAGGAAGACTCTGAATTGCCGCTGGTCGATGTTACGGCCATGGTGGGGGCGGGCAGTATTGGAGACCCCAGGGACAAAGTCGGACTGGGAAATCTCTTCGCCGCCGCCCTGCGGACGGGGGGGGCTGGGGACTTTCCTCCCGACCTTTTTGAGGAATCTCTGGAATTTCTCGCCGCTGATCTGTCCGTGGCAACATCCACCTATGACACCACGTTGCATCTGTCGGTGCCGGCCAAAGACTTCGAGAAGGGCCTGGAGCTTTTCGCCCAGCTCCTTCTGGTCCCCCGTTTTGAGCCGGAACGTCTTGAGGTTTCCCGCAAACAGGCCCTGGAGGGACTGCGCCGCCAGGATGACATGCCGGGCTCCCTGGCCCAAAGGGCCCTTATGGCCGCCCTTTATCCCGGACATCCCCTGGGGACACACCCCGAGGAAAAAAGCCTGCAGGCCATAGAGCGTCAGGATCTGCTCGATTTTCATCACAGGTACTTCAAGCCGGGCAACCTCTGGCTGGCCATTTCCGGTGATTTCGATCGCGCGCAGCTGTTGAGCCGTCTGCAAGCCCTGTTCGGACACTGGGCGGCTGATGATTTCGTTCCCCAGACTGTCCCCGCCGTACCGAAGTCCGCGGCGCCGGCTCTGTGGGTAGCCGACAAGGACATTCCCCAGACGACCATTCTGCTGGGAGAGGTCGGTCTTGAAAAATCGGCTCCCGATCTGCAGGCCGCCCGCGTCATGAACTATATTCTTGGTGGCGGCGGTTTCAACGCGCGGCTCATGCGGGAAATCCGTTCCAACCGGGGGCTGGCCTATTCTGTTTACTCCTATTACCAGATTGGCAGAAGACTTCCCGGTCCTTTTGTTGCCGGCAGCGAAACCAAAAGCAGCTCCACGCTGGAAGTGGTGCAGCTGATGCTTGCCAATATGGAACGCATGCGGCAGGAACCGGTCAGTGAAGAAGAGCTGCGTCTGGCCAAGGAGAGTCTCATCAATTCCTTTGTCTTTGCTTTCACCGATACGCACGAGGTTGTCACCCAGACCATGCGTCTCGACTTTTATGACTACCCCGCCGACTATCTGGAAACCTATCGGGACAAGGTGGCCGAGGTGACAGTTGCGGATGTACAGGCTGCCGCCAACCGGTATCTGCACCCCGATTCGCAGGCTATTGTTCTGGTAGGGGAGGGCGAGGGTTTCGCCGAGTTGGGTGCTGCGCTGGACCGACCAGTCCAGTATATCCCGCCCTCCGTTGGACCTTGA
- a CDS encoding ZIP family metal transporter yields METFYTLHPVMQAFLATCLTWLVTSLGASAVFFSRQPSRKTLDIMLGFAAGVMIAASYWSLLAPALEMAEGQGSVPWVPAAVGFLAGGIFLRLVDKFLPHLHLFLPRSEAEGITTKWRRSTLFVLAVTLHNIPEGLAVGVAFGAVAAGLPSATAPAAMALAIGIAIQNFPEGMAVSVPLRREGVSRFKSFMAGQFSGMVEVFAGVIGAATVMISQPILPYALAFAAGAMIFVVVEEVIPESQSGNHADAATMGVMLGFTVMMILDVALG; encoded by the coding sequence ATCGAGACATTTTATACTCTTCATCCAGTGATGCAGGCCTTTCTGGCGACCTGCCTTACCTGGCTGGTGACATCCCTCGGGGCGAGCGCGGTTTTCTTCAGCCGTCAACCCAGCCGGAAGACCCTGGATATTATGCTCGGCTTTGCGGCCGGGGTCATGATCGCCGCCAGTTACTGGTCCCTTTTGGCTCCGGCCCTTGAAATGGCGGAAGGTCAGGGAAGCGTGCCCTGGGTTCCGGCTGCAGTGGGTTTTTTAGCCGGCGGCATTTTTTTGCGCCTGGTTGACAAGTTTCTGCCGCACCTGCACCTCTTTCTGCCAAGAAGCGAGGCAGAAGGAATCACCACCAAATGGCGGCGCAGCACCCTTTTTGTGCTGGCTGTCACTCTCCATAACATCCCCGAAGGCCTGGCGGTAGGAGTGGCCTTCGGCGCGGTCGCCGCCGGGCTGCCCTCGGCGACCGCGCCAGCCGCCATGGCGCTGGCTATCGGCATCGCCATTCAGAATTTCCCCGAGGGCATGGCGGTGTCGGTGCCTTTGCGGCGGGAAGGGGTTTCACGGTTCAAGAGTTTTATGGCTGGCCAGTTCTCCGGCATGGTCGAGGTCTTTGCCGGGGTCATCGGCGCCGCCACCGTGATGATTTCCCAGCCCATCCTGCCCTACGCCTTGGCTTTTGCTGCCGGAGCCATGATTTTTGTCGTCGTCGAAGAGGTCATTCCCGAGTCTCAGAGCGGCAACCACGCCGATGCCGCCACCATGGGGGTGATGCTGGGGTTTACCGTGATGATGATTCTCGATGTCGCTTTGGGATGA
- a CDS encoding DUF948 domain-containing protein yields MTVEIDILALIVVVAAVLVVAFLIPMMVQAKKTARQIDEFITLAQRDILPMLRELREASERINKASAKAEQGVEQVEGLMQSVGEVGDSIHRVNHFLQHDVGRYMGNAAGLWLGIRAASKVLLREMNKDKGGD; encoded by the coding sequence ATGACGGTTGAAATTGATATCCTTGCCTTGATTGTCGTCGTTGCGGCCGTTCTGGTCGTCGCTTTTTTAATCCCGATGATGGTTCAGGCCAAAAAAACCGCTCGGCAGATCGATGAGTTCATCACGCTGGCCCAGCGGGACATTCTGCCTATGTTGCGTGAACTGCGCGAGGCCTCTGAGCGGATCAACAAAGCCTCCGCCAAGGCCGAACAGGGTGTGGAGCAGGTGGAAGGGCTGATGCAGTCGGTAGGGGAGGTCGGTGATTCGATTCATCGGGTCAACCATTTCCTCCAACATGACGTGGGGCGCTACATGGGGAACGCGGCGGGTCTCTGGCTGGGCATTCGAGCCGCCAGCAAGGTGCTGCTCAGGGAAATGAACAAGGACAAAGGAGGTGACTGA
- a CDS encoding UDP-2,3-diacylglucosamine diphosphatase: MKDIFLADAHLLKPADSNYQRLLHFLDSQAAETRTLYLLGDIFEFWVGYRSVVFSSYVPLLETLRRLRSQGVEIVYVEGNHDFHLGPYFKKELGCRILPDGGSITIDGLKVYIGHGDLVDQEDKGYRLLRRFLRSPLLKFLMAIAPPDLTWAISQWGSRRSKERRSGTPRPHLPEQALHRHAQGLFAEGHQAVITGHFHTPLFESSTQGTLIALGDWITQYSYAIYEDGAFSLRTF, encoded by the coding sequence ATGAAAGATATCTTCCTCGCCGATGCCCACCTGCTTAAACCCGCTGACAGCAACTATCAGCGCCTTCTCCATTTTCTCGATTCGCAGGCAGCGGAGACTCGCACCCTCTATCTCCTTGGCGACATCTTTGAATTTTGGGTCGGCTACCGAAGCGTGGTTTTTTCCTCCTACGTGCCCCTGCTTGAAACCTTGCGTCGCTTAAGAAGCCAGGGCGTGGAAATCGTTTATGTCGAAGGCAATCACGATTTCCACCTCGGTCCCTACTTCAAGAAAGAACTCGGCTGTCGGATTCTCCCTGACGGCGGTTCCATCACCATCGACGGCTTGAAAGTCTACATCGGCCATGGCGATCTGGTCGATCAGGAGGACAAAGGCTACCGTCTGCTCAGACGTTTTCTACGCAGTCCCCTGCTGAAATTTCTTATGGCCATCGCCCCACCCGACCTGACCTGGGCCATCTCGCAGTGGGGCAGCCGGCGCAGCAAAGAGCGCCGCAGCGGCACCCCCCGCCCTCATCTGCCCGAACAAGCGCTGCACCGTCACGCACAAGGTCTCTTCGCCGAAGGTCACCAGGCGGTTATCACTGGTCATTTTCACACGCCCCTGTTCGAGTCATCCACCCAGGGGACGCTGATCGCCCTGGGAGACTGGATCACTCAGTACAGCTATGCCATTTATGAAGATGGCGCCTTTTCCCTGCGCACTTTTTAA
- the lon gene encoding endopeptidase La — MKESPLTIPSILPVHPMREQVVFPRMLFPLFVQARDMKALDRAMASERLLVLAPCPHGGEGVFDELSPVATVVRINQLSRFPEGGCKAVVEGLHRVQMTRCIQNDTCLLAHIQMLPERKAVGPVAESLIQGVGILLKIAMASGRPLPESAVKIVEEADDAGHLADLIAVYLGLPLAEQDRVLAILDPLERLKDVYLRLTDEVQKLQVRGEIQTEVARRLGKTQKEYLLREQMRQIQEELGDEDPRQSEIADFRRRLQEEEMPAEAKNIAEKEINRLERMGAASPEYNICRTYVEYLFSVPWSMATDDTLDIVQAEEVLDEDHYDLKEIKERVLEFLAVRSLRETSKGPILCFVGPPGVGKTSLGRSIARAMGRRFIRMSLGGMKDEAEIRGHRRTYIGAMPGRIIQEICRCGANNPVFMLDEVDKIGHDFRGDPSSALLEVLDPEQNGSFCDHYLDVPFDLSRVLFITTANQMDTVPPALRDRLEIIGLSGYSDEEKIQIAVRYLIPKQLDENGLANHPLKFAESSLRLIIRNYTREAGVRGFERALASICRKVAREVSQKKPIPQAISPALVENMLGPRRYFSDVAAEEDRVGVVTGLAWTEAGGDIIFIEATCMEGQKELILTGSLGVVMQESAKTALSYVKAHAADFDLEPQAFDAKDIHIHVPGGAIAKDGPSAGVALATALISLLGGRPARREVAMTGELTLSGRILPIGGVREKVLAARRAGVRTVLLPEANRAHLRDLDDDLGQDVRVIFVRTLQDVIRQTLLPAVRSPGLLYRSSTSAPSISAP; from the coding sequence ATGAAAGAAAGTCCTCTGACGATACCCTCGATTCTTCCAGTGCATCCCATGCGGGAACAGGTTGTCTTTCCTCGTATGCTCTTTCCTCTTTTTGTCCAGGCTCGCGACATGAAAGCCCTCGACCGGGCCATGGCCTCAGAGCGCTTGCTGGTGCTGGCTCCCTGCCCTCATGGCGGGGAGGGGGTTTTTGATGAGTTGAGCCCGGTGGCCACCGTGGTGCGCATCAACCAGCTGTCTCGTTTTCCCGAGGGAGGTTGCAAGGCGGTGGTCGAAGGTCTGCATCGCGTTCAGATGACGCGATGCATTCAAAATGACACTTGCCTGCTGGCCCATATCCAGATGCTGCCAGAACGAAAAGCCGTCGGGCCGGTGGCGGAATCCCTGATACAGGGAGTCGGCATTCTCCTTAAAATCGCTATGGCTTCCGGGCGCCCTTTGCCTGAAAGCGCTGTCAAGATCGTCGAGGAGGCGGACGATGCCGGACATCTTGCCGATCTGATAGCTGTCTATCTTGGTCTACCGCTGGCCGAACAGGATCGGGTTCTCGCTATACTCGACCCGCTGGAACGTCTCAAAGACGTCTATCTGCGCCTTACCGACGAAGTGCAGAAATTGCAGGTGCGTGGGGAAATTCAGACGGAGGTGGCGCGCCGTCTGGGCAAAACCCAGAAGGAATATCTGCTGCGGGAACAGATGCGGCAGATTCAGGAGGAGCTTGGCGATGAAGACCCGCGTCAGTCCGAGATCGCCGATTTTCGCCGCCGCCTGCAAGAAGAAGAGATGCCCGCCGAAGCAAAAAACATAGCGGAAAAGGAAATCAACCGTCTGGAACGCATGGGGGCCGCCTCTCCCGAATACAACATCTGTCGTACCTACGTGGAGTATCTTTTTTCGGTGCCCTGGTCGATGGCAACGGATGACACGCTCGATATCGTGCAGGCCGAAGAGGTGCTGGACGAAGACCATTACGATCTGAAGGAGATCAAGGAGCGTGTGCTCGAATTCTTGGCCGTTCGTTCTTTGCGCGAGACGAGTAAAGGCCCCATCCTCTGCTTTGTCGGGCCACCGGGGGTGGGAAAGACTTCGCTAGGGCGCTCCATCGCCAGGGCCATGGGGCGCCGTTTCATTCGCATGTCTCTGGGGGGAATGAAGGATGAAGCCGAAATCCGCGGCCATCGAAGAACCTATATCGGCGCCATGCCTGGTCGCATCATTCAGGAAATCTGTCGCTGTGGGGCCAATAACCCGGTTTTCATGCTCGATGAGGTGGACAAGATCGGTCACGATTTTCGGGGAGACCCCTCCTCGGCCCTGCTGGAGGTGCTCGATCCGGAGCAGAATGGCAGCTTTTGCGACCACTATCTTGACGTCCCCTTCGATCTGAGCCGTGTCCTGTTCATCACCACCGCCAACCAGATGGATACCGTCCCGCCGGCGCTCAGGGACCGCCTGGAGATCATCGGTCTCTCCGGCTACAGTGACGAGGAGAAGATTCAGATCGCTGTTCGTTATCTTATTCCGAAGCAGTTGGATGAAAACGGCCTGGCCAACCACCCCCTGAAGTTTGCCGAGTCATCTCTTCGACTGATTATCAGAAATTACACCCGTGAAGCAGGGGTCCGCGGTTTCGAACGCGCTCTTGCCTCGATCTGCCGCAAGGTCGCCAGGGAGGTCAGCCAGAAAAAGCCCATACCTCAGGCCATTTCGCCTGCACTGGTCGAAAATATGCTGGGGCCGCGCCGCTATTTCAGTGATGTCGCCGCGGAAGAGGACAGGGTCGGAGTGGTCACCGGGCTGGCCTGGACTGAGGCTGGCGGCGATATTATTTTCATCGAAGCCACCTGTATGGAGGGGCAAAAGGAGTTGATTCTGACCGGAAGTCTTGGCGTCGTTATGCAGGAATCGGCTAAGACCGCCTTATCCTATGTCAAGGCGCACGCCGCTGATTTCGACCTTGAACCCCAGGCCTTTGATGCCAAGGATATCCATATCCATGTTCCCGGCGGAGCTATTGCCAAAGATGGTCCCTCGGCCGGAGTGGCTCTCGCTACGGCGCTGATTTCCCTTCTTGGCGGTCGCCCCGCGCGCCGGGAGGTCGCCATGACCGGGGAGCTGACTCTCTCCGGCCGCATTCTGCCCATTGGCGGGGTCAGGGAGAAGGTCCTGGCGGCCCGTCGGGCAGGGGTCAGGACCGTCCTGTTGCCGGAAGCCAATCGGGCTCACCTGCGGGACCTTGACGACGATTTGGGTCAGGATGTACGCGTGATTTTCGTCAGGACCCTGCAGGACGTCATTCGCCAGACCCTGCTGCCTGCGGTCAGATCCCCAGGCCTGCTCTACCGTTCCTCGACCAGCGCCCCTTCTATCTCCGCTCCCTGA
- the sppA gene encoding signal peptide peptidase SppA: MMKKTLLLLVLFLLLTGCISVKGLLAPGTAPLEEQVVSGEGKGKILVVDISGILVMDRLGPDFFSKRDPVLSRLREELDLARQDNKIVGLLLRIDSSGGSVTASDILYHEIFRFGQERQLPVVALVLDKALSGGYYVALAADEIIVHPTSVVGGVGVVALKFNLAGLLEKWGIADDSVKSGEYKDFWSPLRASSPEETALMQGITDRLHQRFIDLVAERRGIKDCTLKQVAKGTLFDAKPAQALRLVDSLGYFDDAIGRVRQLAGVEKARVILYRRAGANAGSIYAAGNPILHTMMRLEGIAEEMTGPSFRYQVTP; this comes from the coding sequence ATGATGAAAAAAACACTTCTGCTTCTGGTACTTTTTCTGCTGCTGACGGGCTGCATTTCGGTCAAAGGACTGCTGGCGCCCGGTACGGCCCCCCTTGAAGAACAGGTGGTCAGTGGGGAAGGGAAGGGAAAAATTCTGGTGGTCGATATCAGCGGCATCTTGGTGATGGATCGCCTGGGACCCGACTTTTTTAGCAAGCGTGACCCGGTACTGTCCCGTTTGCGGGAAGAGCTGGATCTTGCCCGCCAGGACAATAAGATTGTCGGCCTGCTTCTGCGTATCGACAGTTCCGGAGGTTCGGTCACGGCGAGCGATATTCTCTACCACGAAATTTTCCGCTTCGGTCAGGAACGGCAGCTACCTGTTGTCGCCCTGGTGCTTGATAAGGCCCTTTCGGGGGGCTACTATGTGGCGCTGGCCGCCGACGAAATCATCGTTCACCCAACCTCCGTGGTCGGAGGTGTAGGCGTGGTGGCGCTTAAGTTCAACCTGGCCGGGCTGCTGGAAAAGTGGGGAATTGCTGATGATAGCGTCAAGAGCGGCGAATACAAGGATTTCTGGTCGCCCTTGCGGGCCAGCAGCCCTGAAGAGACGGCGCTGATGCAGGGGATCACCGATCGCCTGCATCAACGATTCATTGATCTGGTGGCGGAGCGCCGGGGCATCAAGGACTGCACCTTGAAGCAGGTCGCCAAAGGTACCCTATTCGATGCCAAACCAGCGCAGGCGCTTCGACTGGTCGATTCCCTGGGCTATTTCGATGACGCCATCGGGCGGGTCCGCCAACTGGCGGGGGTGGAAAAGGCCAGGGTCATTCTCTACCGTCGCGCCGGCGCCAACGCCGGCAGCATCTATGCTGCCGGCAACCCTATCCTGCACACGATGATGCGTCTAGAGGGGATTGCCGAGGAAATGACCGGCCCCTCTTTTCGATATCAGGTGACCCCGTGA
- a CDS encoding YtxH domain-containing protein has translation MADDYRGCGAGSVFLAFVMGAAIGGGIALLTAPRSGSEMRGKIRDLSDETLDRVRELTDEAEDRLKSVVDEGRDLLNEKKDLIQAAIEAGRQAMEAEKAKKKEA, from the coding sequence ATGGCAGATGATTACAGAGGTTGTGGGGCTGGATCCGTTTTTCTGGCTTTTGTCATGGGTGCGGCTATCGGCGGGGGGATTGCCCTGTTGACAGCACCCCGTTCCGGTAGCGAGATGCGTGGGAAGATCCGGGATCTCAGTGACGAAACGCTGGACAGAGTGAGGGAACTCACCGATGAAGCGGAAGATCGCCTGAAAAGCGTCGTTGATGAAGGCCGCGACCTGTTGAATGAGAAGAAAGATCTGATTCAGGCGGCCATTGAGGCTGGCCGACAAGCCATGGAGGCCGAGAAGGCCAAGAAGAAAGAGGCTTGA
- a CDS encoding YhjD/YihY/BrkB family envelope integrity protein, with amino-acid sequence MTEWKETFERLVRFAKTGNLELDEESVGRKKRFLVNPARVAALVFHDFFADGCLIRASALTYTTLLSLVPLLALMFALLKGLGVQNTLEPIILQNLAVGSEEIVSQVITYINNTNVGRLGMVGLLALLLTVTTLMTNIEKSFNHIWGVQETRPLIRRFSDYFSVLTIGPLLVIAAISITSTLQSETFGAKIEALPYVWQTFLFFLKFVPYVGMWIVFTVLYLFMPNGKVSYTAAIIGGIFGGTLWQLAQWAYVEFQIGMARYNAIYGTMAALPILMVWIYISWLIVLLGLEVTYAWQHLRLVPSEVRAEQVSYSCRQHIALVILLLVTKRFYRGEPAWTLEDFALELGLPPRLADNVLSRLVDLGFLNKGGDERAPLIYQPGRSPANLKVVDILKALENEGIRYERMPSSSERRFVRELEDQVKEAVTAALQDVSLQDLVKRLVGDSDEKPEKDAVDT; translated from the coding sequence ATGACCGAATGGAAGGAAACGTTCGAACGTCTGGTGCGCTTTGCCAAGACGGGCAATCTTGAACTTGACGAGGAGAGCGTGGGGCGCAAGAAAAGATTTCTGGTCAATCCGGCCAGGGTCGCCGCGCTGGTGTTCCATGATTTCTTCGCCGATGGTTGTCTTATCCGCGCCTCTGCGCTGACCTATACTACGCTCCTTTCCCTGGTGCCGCTGCTGGCCCTCATGTTTGCCCTGCTCAAAGGGCTTGGGGTCCAGAACACGCTGGAACCGATCATCCTGCAAAATCTGGCCGTCGGTTCGGAAGAGATCGTCTCGCAAGTGATCACCTACATCAACAATACCAATGTCGGGCGTCTGGGGATGGTCGGTCTTTTGGCCCTGCTCCTGACCGTGACCACCCTGATGACCAACATTGAGAAAAGTTTCAATCATATCTGGGGTGTGCAGGAAACCCGTCCTCTCATTCGCCGGTTCTCCGATTACTTCTCGGTACTCACCATTGGCCCCCTGCTGGTCATCGCCGCCATTTCCATCACCTCGACGCTGCAAAGCGAAACCTTTGGCGCCAAAATCGAGGCGCTGCCCTATGTCTGGCAGACCTTTCTGTTTTTTCTGAAATTTGTCCCTTATGTGGGGATGTGGATCGTTTTTACGGTTCTTTATCTGTTTATGCCTAATGGCAAGGTCAGCTACACGGCGGCTATTATTGGCGGCATCTTCGGCGGCACTCTCTGGCAGTTGGCCCAGTGGGCTTATGTGGAATTCCAGATCGGTATGGCGCGTTACAACGCCATTTACGGCACGATGGCGGCCCTGCCTATCCTCATGGTCTGGATCTATATCAGCTGGCTTATCGTCCTGCTGGGCCTCGAAGTGACCTATGCCTGGCAGCATCTGCGGCTTGTACCGAGCGAGGTGCGGGCCGAGCAGGTGAGCTACTCCTGCCGCCAGCATATCGCACTGGTCATTCTTCTGCTGGTGACCAAAAGATTCTATCGCGGGGAACCGGCCTGGACGCTGGAGGATTTTGCCTTGGAGTTGGGCTTGCCACCGCGTTTGGCTGACAATGTTCTCAGCCGTCTGGTGGATCTGGGGTTTTTGAACAAGGGTGGAGACGAGCGGGCCCCCTTGATCTATCAGCCAGGGCGCTCGCCTGCTAACCTGAAAGTTGTCGATATCCTGAAAGCTCTTGAAAATGAAGGAATTCGTTACGAAAGGATGCCCTCTTCGTCCGAAAGGCGATTTGTACGCGAACTGGAAGACCAGGTTAAAGAGGCGGTAACCGCCGCCCTTCAGGACGTTTCCCTGCAGGATTTGGTGAAACGCCTCGTTGGCGATAGCGATGAAAAACCGGAGAAAGATGCGGTGGACACTTAA